The following are encoded together in the Vicugna pacos chromosome 26, VicPac4, whole genome shotgun sequence genome:
- the HELT gene encoding hairy and enhancer of split-related protein HELT isoform X1, translated as MSDKLKERKRTPVSHKVIEKRRRDRINRCLNELGKTVPMALAKQSSGKLEKAEILEMTVQYLRALHSADFPRGREKAELLAEFANYFHYGYHECMKNLVHYLTTVERMETKDTKYARILAFLQSKARLGAEPALQPVGSLPEPDFSCQLHPAGPEFAGHSPGEASVFPQGAAPGPFPWPHGAARSPALPYLPSAPVPLPSPAQQHSPFLAPVQGLDRHYLNLIGHAHPNALNLHTSQHPPVL; from the exons ATGTCAGACAAGCTCAAAGAACGCAAA AGAACCCCCGTTTCCCACAAAGTGATAGAAAAGCGGAGAAGGGACCGGATTAACCGCTGTCTGAACGAGCTGGGCAAGACGGTGCCCATGGCCCTGGCGAAGCAG AGTTCCGGGAAGCTGGAGAAGGCAGAGATCCTCGAGATGACCGTACAGTACCTGAGAGCCCTGCACTCCGCTGATTTTCCCCGGGGAAGGGAAAAAG CAGAATTGCTAGCGGAGTTTGCCAACTATTTCCACTACGGCTACCACGAGTGCATGAAGAACCTGGTGCATTACCTCACCACCGTGGAGAGGATGGAGACTAAGGACACCAAGTACGCGCGCATCCTCGCCTTCCTGCAGTCCAAGGCCCGCTTGGGCGCCGAGCCCGCCCTCCAGCCGGTGGGTTCGCTCCCGGAGCCGGATTTCTCTTGCCAGCTGCACCCAGCGGGGCCGGAGTTCGCGGGACATAGCCCTGGTGAGGCGTCGGTGTTCCCGCAGGGCGCGGCCCCAGGGCCCTTCCCGTGGCCGCACGGCGCTGCCCGCAGCCCGGCGCTGCCCTACCTGCCCAGCGCGCCCGTGCCGCTCCCGAGCCCGGCGCAGCAGCACAGCCCCTTCCTGGCTCCCGTGCAGGGCCTGGACCGGCATTACCTCAACCTGATCGGCCACGCCCACCCCAACGCCCTCAACCTGCACACGTCCCAGCACCCTCCCGTACTTTGA
- the HELT gene encoding hairy and enhancer of split-related protein HELT isoform X2, which produces MSDKLKERKRTPVSHKVIEKRRRDRINRCLNELGKTVPMALAKQSSGKLEKAEILEMTVQYLRALHSADFPRGREKELLAEFANYFHYGYHECMKNLVHYLTTVERMETKDTKYARILAFLQSKARLGAEPALQPVGSLPEPDFSCQLHPAGPEFAGHSPGEASVFPQGAAPGPFPWPHGAARSPALPYLPSAPVPLPSPAQQHSPFLAPVQGLDRHYLNLIGHAHPNALNLHTSQHPPVL; this is translated from the exons ATGTCAGACAAGCTCAAAGAACGCAAA AGAACCCCCGTTTCCCACAAAGTGATAGAAAAGCGGAGAAGGGACCGGATTAACCGCTGTCTGAACGAGCTGGGCAAGACGGTGCCCATGGCCCTGGCGAAGCAG AGTTCCGGGAAGCTGGAGAAGGCAGAGATCCTCGAGATGACCGTACAGTACCTGAGAGCCCTGCACTCCGCTGATTTTCCCCGGGGAAGGGAAAAAG AATTGCTAGCGGAGTTTGCCAACTATTTCCACTACGGCTACCACGAGTGCATGAAGAACCTGGTGCATTACCTCACCACCGTGGAGAGGATGGAGACTAAGGACACCAAGTACGCGCGCATCCTCGCCTTCCTGCAGTCCAAGGCCCGCTTGGGCGCCGAGCCCGCCCTCCAGCCGGTGGGTTCGCTCCCGGAGCCGGATTTCTCTTGCCAGCTGCACCCAGCGGGGCCGGAGTTCGCGGGACATAGCCCTGGTGAGGCGTCGGTGTTCCCGCAGGGCGCGGCCCCAGGGCCCTTCCCGTGGCCGCACGGCGCTGCCCGCAGCCCGGCGCTGCCCTACCTGCCCAGCGCGCCCGTGCCGCTCCCGAGCCCGGCGCAGCAGCACAGCCCCTTCCTGGCTCCCGTGCAGGGCCTGGACCGGCATTACCTCAACCTGATCGGCCACGCCCACCCCAACGCCCTCAACCTGCACACGTCCCAGCACCCTCCCGTACTTTGA